In the genome of Porphyrobacter sp. ULC335, one region contains:
- a CDS encoding DUF4386 domain-containing protein, whose protein sequence is MTIESNPVWARISGFLYFIVIGTGIFTFMYVPGQIIVPDDAGATIASIRSQEFLYRSGIAALLLNQIAFFFLPLALYVLLSPTNPKIAQVMVLAALTGIPLGLVSAIERMMVLNLLTDGVVVAPAAIADFVAVFRAGANWAVAFAGTFWGLWLLPFGYLVFRSGFLPRVLGLLLMAGCFGYLINLFGVILVPGYTKMTVASIMSLPASLGEIGIGLWLLLIGARPRGGQMQPAGQGAQ, encoded by the coding sequence ATGACCATTGAAAGCAACCCGGTTTGGGCCCGGATCTCGGGGTTCCTTTACTTCATTGTTATCGGGACGGGCATCTTCACCTTCATGTACGTTCCTGGGCAGATCATCGTGCCGGACGATGCGGGCGCGACGATTGCCAGCATCCGCTCGCAGGAGTTTCTCTATCGTAGCGGTATTGCGGCCCTGCTGCTCAACCAGATCGCGTTCTTCTTCCTGCCTCTGGCGCTCTATGTGCTGCTCTCGCCCACGAACCCGAAGATTGCGCAGGTCATGGTCCTCGCAGCACTAACAGGCATTCCGCTTGGTCTGGTGAGCGCGATCGAGCGCATGATGGTCCTCAACCTGCTGACTGATGGTGTCGTCGTCGCACCCGCAGCGATCGCCGACTTTGTCGCTGTTTTCCGCGCCGGAGCCAACTGGGCTGTTGCCTTTGCCGGGACCTTCTGGGGGTTGTGGCTGCTGCCTTTTGGATACCTCGTGTTCCGATCGGGCTTTTTGCCGCGGGTCCTCGGCCTTCTCTTGATGGCGGGATGCTTTGGATATTTGATCAACCTGTTCGGCGTGATCCTGGTGCCAGGCTACACCAAGATGACGGTCGCTTCGATCATGAGCCTGCCCGCCTCTCTCGGCGAAATCGGGATCGGCCTGTGGCTGCTGTTGATCGGCGCACGGCCACGCGGCGGACAGATGCAGCCGGCAGGGCAGGGCGCGCAATAG
- a CDS encoding serine hydrolase domain-containing protein, which translates to MAPVSGRRLSGPVKNKCRALAFALLATAAPVTALVSAQPLLAHELSETSSPDRLSADTDMELPGGARFVAPKGWSFRNVEGGVVLTAPEQGSDIAILSRGEADAAAAVAAAWAAYRPGLVRSGEGQNRTAREGWDRTIRFQYDPPEGEPRTVLALALAKGEGWTVLLYDVSEAVAERRDAQLEVIFNSLLPRGYVRETFAGRSARPLDQDRVAKLTGMIETARQEYAIPGVALGLIQDGKVVFAGGFGVREAGGSEPVDANTLFNVASIGKPWTTLMLAKQVADGRFFWDSPVRSLWPEFAIGNAKTTDAVRVRHLVCACTGMPRNDYGWLFEGENSSPESVMATLAHSQPTSEFGDTYQYSNIMAAAGGFFGGHMLYPNEELGAAYDRAMQELVFDPLEMTSTTADFARAMAGNHASGHALDVDGKIQIASQGINLASISTRPSGNHWSNITDILKYLQMELAGGLLPDRTRYIDEGALRVRALPQVTEGLNEHYGMGLKIDRQWGVTVIHHGGTTAGYRAHMIWLPDHNVGAVILVNSDTGGNLRSAFRRRLLELLFDGEPTADADLARFAVLDREAVASERASLTVPADPAAVAALARDYRSKDLGDLRVYEEAGRTWFDFGGWKSEVATSKGEDGSISFITISPGTSGFVFEPASEDGRQVLITREAQSSYSFEEVR; encoded by the coding sequence ATGGCGCCAGTATCAGGGCGCAGGTTAAGCGGACCCGTGAAAAACAAATGCCGGGCCTTGGCATTCGCTCTGCTCGCCACTGCTGCGCCGGTCACGGCACTGGTATCGGCTCAGCCCCTTCTGGCGCATGAGCTCTCAGAGACCAGCTCACCTGATCGGCTTTCTGCAGACACCGATATGGAGCTGCCGGGAGGTGCCCGCTTCGTGGCGCCCAAAGGGTGGTCCTTCAGAAATGTCGAAGGCGGCGTGGTTCTGACCGCACCCGAACAGGGATCCGACATTGCCATTTTGAGCCGGGGCGAGGCTGATGCGGCGGCCGCGGTTGCCGCTGCCTGGGCGGCTTACAGGCCCGGTCTCGTACGTTCCGGCGAAGGCCAGAACCGCACCGCCCGCGAAGGCTGGGATCGAACTATCCGGTTCCAGTATGACCCTCCGGAGGGAGAGCCGAGAACCGTTCTGGCCCTCGCTCTGGCGAAAGGTGAAGGCTGGACCGTCCTCCTCTACGATGTCAGCGAGGCGGTGGCAGAGCGCCGCGATGCCCAGCTCGAAGTGATCTTCAATTCGCTTCTTCCGCGCGGATATGTGCGCGAGACTTTCGCAGGGCGAAGTGCTCGGCCGCTCGATCAGGACCGCGTCGCCAAGCTTACCGGAATGATCGAGACCGCACGGCAGGAATACGCCATTCCGGGCGTGGCACTGGGCCTGATCCAGGATGGCAAGGTTGTCTTTGCGGGCGGCTTCGGCGTGCGTGAGGCCGGGGGATCCGAACCGGTCGACGCGAACACGCTGTTCAACGTCGCGTCGATCGGCAAGCCCTGGACCACATTGATGCTGGCGAAGCAGGTCGCGGATGGCCGGTTTTTCTGGGACAGTCCGGTCCGTTCCCTGTGGCCGGAATTTGCGATCGGCAACGCGAAGACGACAGATGCCGTCCGGGTCAGGCATCTGGTTTGCGCGTGCACTGGAATGCCGCGCAACGACTATGGCTGGTTGTTCGAGGGTGAGAATTCGTCTCCGGAGTCCGTCATGGCGACCTTGGCGCATTCGCAGCCGACCAGCGAATTTGGCGACACGTACCAATATTCCAATATCATGGCGGCAGCCGGCGGGTTCTTCGGAGGGCACATGCTTTATCCGAATGAAGAACTGGGCGCGGCCTATGATCGGGCCATGCAGGAGCTGGTGTTCGACCCGCTGGAGATGACCTCGACCACCGCGGATTTCGCGCGTGCAATGGCCGGCAATCACGCAAGCGGTCATGCGCTGGATGTTGATGGCAAGATCCAAATCGCCAGCCAGGGCATCAATCTCGCTTCGATCTCCACCCGCCCTTCGGGCAACCATTGGAGCAATATCACCGACATCCTGAAATACTTGCAGATGGAGCTGGCGGGAGGGCTGCTGCCGGACAGAACGCGGTACATTGATGAAGGTGCTTTGCGCGTGCGGGCACTGCCGCAAGTCACCGAGGGCCTCAACGAGCACTACGGTATGGGTCTCAAGATCGATCGCCAGTGGGGCGTCACGGTGATCCACCATGGCGGCACTACCGCCGGGTATCGCGCCCATATGATTTGGCTGCCCGACCACAACGTCGGGGCCGTCATCCTCGTCAATTCGGACACCGGCGGGAACCTGCGCAGCGCGTTCCGGCGACGGTTGCTCGAGCTGTTGTTCGATGGCGAACCCACTGCCGATGCGGATCTCGCGCGGTTCGCAGTGCTCGACCGCGAAGCGGTCGCGAGCGAGCGCGCAAGCCTTACGGTTCCCGCCGATCCTGCTGCGGTTGCCGCACTTGCACGGGACTACCGGAGCAAGGATCTCGGCGACCTCCGTGTCTACGAGGAGGCTGGCCGCACCTGGTTCGACTTCGGGGGCTGGAAAAGCGAAGTCGCCACTTCGAAGGGTGAGGACGGCAGCATTTCATTCATCACCATTTCGCCGGGAACGAGCGGTTTTGTATTCGAGCCTGCCAGCGAAGATGGACGGCAAGTGCTCATCACACGCGAGGCCCAGAGCTCCTACAGCTTCGAGGAGGTCAGGTGA
- a CDS encoding LytTR family DNA-binding domain-containing protein, producing MSAFSAIRKLRWFERFDSRDEREGAAANGALIGPNGCVAWKKALLTIAVFLILMNTSNTFSAVSDASRQGRVVPFWHFALWEASSAFGALAACPVVGYAIKVARPGQVAWRKALSVHFAASIIYSLVHVGLMVALRFGVHAFAGETYRFQPSELLYEYRKDAVAYLIFAAVFWYFSGVVRRESKAHPEVTNPADSEIAIPQGAGFVRVPAAMILTVKSAGNYVEYELSDSRVLLVRAAMRKTAEELRSFGFVRTHRSWLVNRYAVSEVMAREGGDHEIRLKDGRVIPIARRYRSIALAELRPV from the coding sequence ATGTCCGCATTCTCTGCCATCAGGAAGCTGCGCTGGTTCGAACGGTTCGATTCTCGTGACGAGCGGGAAGGCGCTGCCGCCAACGGAGCGCTCATCGGTCCGAATGGCTGCGTTGCCTGGAAAAAGGCGCTGCTAACGATCGCGGTGTTCCTCATCCTCATGAACACTAGCAATACCTTTTCGGCAGTGAGTGATGCGAGCAGGCAAGGGCGTGTGGTGCCCTTCTGGCATTTTGCCCTTTGGGAAGCATCGAGCGCTTTCGGGGCGCTCGCTGCGTGCCCTGTTGTTGGCTATGCCATCAAGGTCGCCAGACCCGGCCAGGTAGCTTGGCGCAAGGCACTGTCGGTGCATTTCGCAGCCAGCATCATCTATTCCCTTGTCCATGTCGGGTTGATGGTCGCGCTCAGGTTCGGGGTGCATGCATTTGCCGGCGAGACCTATCGCTTTCAGCCCTCGGAGTTGCTTTACGAGTATCGCAAGGACGCTGTCGCATACCTCATATTCGCGGCGGTGTTCTGGTACTTTTCCGGTGTGGTGCGCCGCGAAAGCAAGGCGCACCCCGAGGTCACCAATCCGGCCGACAGTGAGATCGCGATCCCGCAGGGAGCCGGCTTCGTCCGCGTTCCTGCCGCGATGATACTTACCGTCAAATCTGCCGGCAATTATGTCGAGTATGAGTTGTCCGACAGCAGGGTTCTGCTTGTTCGCGCGGCAATGCGGAAAACCGCCGAAGAGTTGAGATCTTTCGGCTTTGTGCGCACCCACAGGTCATGGTTGGTGAACAGGTACGCTGTCAGCGAGGTCATGGCCCGGGAGGGAGGGGACCATGAGATCAGGCTGAAGGACGGGCGCGTAATCCCGATCGCGCGCCGCTATCGCTCCATTGCCCTTGCGGAGTTGCGGCCCGTTTGA
- a CDS encoding FAD-dependent oxidoreductase — MTNHLQRGNRPHLMRRQLLEGMAVLPLALNSPLALAQPAISQTSWASGRAWNRLRVALGEKLFPVVLPDLAGEAGKRLLSNPVAVGDEAGLTQSSGWIDAWQSAPSAYAARVRDAQDVARIVRFAREKGVRLVIRGGGHSYHGTSCAPDSLMLWTRGLDGIELHDAFVPAGSEAAPVPAVSLGAGCIWGAAYDAVTRQHGRYVQGGGCTTVGVAGLIQGGGFGNFSKAYGMAAASLLEAEVVTADGAIRIVNAARDPDLFWALKGGGGGTFGVVTRVTLRTHDLPSTFGAIRFTIQARNEKAFRGLIDRFLVHYRDRLFNPHWGEQAIFTRSRKLIGEMVFQGLREEEVRAHWADFMDFAASDQEAFELVDPLTIFITPARLFWDPDNMNRLIPGVMTSDTRSDVGASAFWWTGDGEQAGQLHHGMQSMWLSQKLLESDARVSLVDALFAASRIWSVSLHFNKGIAGGSEFARAASAETAINPDAVDAFCLALIASSGSSSYPGVLPRPDLDGARQDAVAVKGAMQALRKVSPEAGSYLYESDFHLADAGNRYWGKHAERLRQLKLQYDPTGLFSVHHGTGS; from the coding sequence ATGACAAATCATCTGCAGCGAGGCAATCGCCCGCATCTTATGCGTCGCCAGTTGCTTGAGGGCATGGCAGTCCTGCCCCTCGCCCTCAATTCCCCGCTCGCACTGGCCCAGCCGGCCATTTCGCAAACCTCCTGGGCATCGGGTCGCGCTTGGAATCGATTGCGCGTTGCACTTGGAGAGAAGCTTTTCCCTGTTGTCTTGCCCGATCTGGCAGGCGAGGCGGGAAAGCGCCTGCTCTCGAATCCCGTAGCTGTCGGTGACGAGGCGGGGCTCACACAGAGTTCAGGCTGGATCGATGCCTGGCAATCAGCGCCGAGCGCCTATGCGGCAAGGGTCCGCGATGCGCAGGATGTTGCGCGGATAGTCAGGTTTGCCAGGGAAAAGGGCGTGCGACTTGTGATCAGGGGCGGTGGGCATAGCTACCACGGCACATCCTGCGCACCAGACTCCCTGATGCTCTGGACACGCGGGCTGGACGGCATCGAGCTTCATGATGCATTCGTGCCTGCAGGTAGCGAAGCGGCACCGGTACCGGCGGTGTCGCTGGGAGCAGGCTGTATCTGGGGGGCTGCCTATGATGCTGTTACACGACAGCATGGGCGCTATGTCCAGGGCGGCGGTTGCACGACCGTCGGTGTGGCCGGCCTGATCCAGGGCGGCGGTTTCGGCAACTTCTCAAAAGCGTACGGCATGGCTGCGGCGAGCCTGCTCGAGGCCGAAGTCGTTACAGCTGACGGGGCAATCAGAATTGTGAACGCCGCCCGTGACCCTGACCTCTTCTGGGCGCTCAAGGGTGGTGGAGGGGGGACATTCGGTGTCGTTACCCGAGTCACCCTGCGCACGCATGATCTGCCATCGACATTTGGCGCGATCCGCTTCACGATCCAGGCACGAAACGAGAAGGCATTCCGGGGCCTGATCGATCGGTTTCTCGTCCATTATCGTGATCGGCTTTTCAATCCGCATTGGGGAGAGCAGGCCATCTTCACGCGCAGCCGCAAGCTGATCGGCGAAATGGTGTTCCAGGGGCTGAGGGAAGAAGAGGTTCGCGCTCACTGGGCGGACTTTATGGACTTTGCGGCATCTGACCAAGAAGCGTTCGAGCTTGTCGATCCCCTTACCATTTTCATCACACCGGCCCGGCTCTTCTGGGATCCGGACAACATGAACCGTCTGATTCCCGGGGTCATGACCAGTGATACGCGCAGCGATGTCGGTGCATCGGCTTTCTGGTGGACGGGCGATGGAGAGCAGGCAGGGCAGTTGCATCATGGCATGCAGTCCATGTGGCTTTCGCAAAAACTGCTCGAGTCCGATGCACGCGTTTCGCTCGTCGATGCCTTGTTCGCTGCGTCCCGCATCTGGTCGGTTTCGCTGCATTTCAACAAGGGGATCGCCGGAGGAAGCGAATTCGCGCGCGCCGCCTCTGCTGAAACTGCAATCAACCCTGACGCTGTCGACGCCTTTTGTCTCGCGCTGATTGCGAGCAGTGGCTCGTCCTCGTACCCTGGCGTCCTGCCGCGACCCGACCTTGATGGTGCACGACAGGACGCGGTGGCAGTGAAGGGCGCGATGCAGGCCCTGCGCAAGGTCTCTCCGGAGGCAGGCTCGTACCTCTACGAGAGCGATTTTCATCTCGCCGATGCCGGGAACCGGTACTGGGGGAAGCATGCTGAGCGGCTCAGGCAGCTAAAGCTGCAGTATGATCCGACAGGCCTGTTCAGCGTGCATCACGGGACCGGCTCATGA
- a CDS encoding transcriptional regulator, whose amino-acid sequence MALLSDVTDAEFATLRDMLGISDSLLSKHLAALNEAGYVHLTKAKANGRQRTWVAATTAGTKAFRGHLTSLQMLADRTRSADQPEGSHS is encoded by the coding sequence ATGGCTTTGCTGTCCGATGTCACGGACGCGGAGTTCGCTACGCTGCGCGACATGCTCGGCATCAGCGATTCGCTGTTGTCGAAGCACCTCGCTGCGCTGAACGAGGCTGGCTATGTGCACCTGACCAAGGCAAAGGCGAATGGTCGGCAGCGCACATGGGTTGCTGCGACAACGGCCGGTACCAAGGCGTTCAGAGGCCACCTTACCTCGCTCCAGATGCTCGCAGACCGGACCAGATCTGCTGACCAGCCAGAAGGTTCACACAGCTAA
- a CDS encoding CPBP family intramembrane glutamic endopeptidase: MESDFNCEAVVLIEVIWVIVMLAAGAVWVRRDMAEFRRFVRIKDSLSRQRTYGRWIATTFAFFTFASFVSLWLAGGLVPFDPFPQAFDQANAMLKLPDRPVTPEMLFGMAIGVSINVAIFVLVQRLRDKKSARDTDDQSPNDVDALIPRNGREALYGIALSINAGFSEELFFRLALPLLMLHITGSLPFAFVFAALCFGLAHAYQGVRGVLATMFAGGILTLVYLRTGSLLHVMLLHGAIDIVALFVRPWARRVLSPKSAAPLASHHKSEADAA, encoded by the coding sequence ATGGAAAGTGATTTTAACTGTGAGGCTGTTGTGCTGATTGAAGTGATCTGGGTCATCGTGATGCTGGCAGCGGGCGCGGTGTGGGTGCGCCGCGATATGGCCGAATTCCGACGCTTTGTGAGGATCAAGGACAGCCTGTCGCGGCAGCGCACTTACGGGCGCTGGATCGCGACCACCTTTGCGTTTTTCACCTTTGCCAGTTTCGTCAGCCTCTGGCTGGCGGGCGGCCTCGTGCCTTTTGATCCGTTTCCGCAGGCGTTCGATCAGGCAAATGCTATGCTCAAGTTGCCGGATCGGCCCGTCACGCCGGAAATGCTCTTTGGCATGGCAATCGGCGTTTCCATAAATGTCGCGATCTTCGTGTTGGTACAGCGGTTGCGGGATAAGAAGAGCGCAAGGGATACCGATGACCAGTCGCCGAATGACGTTGACGCCCTGATCCCGCGCAATGGGCGCGAGGCGTTGTATGGCATCGCGCTGAGCATCAATGCAGGCTTCAGCGAAGAGCTGTTCTTCCGGCTCGCGCTGCCGCTTCTGATGTTGCACATCACGGGGTCGCTGCCCTTCGCTTTCGTGTTTGCGGCACTCTGCTTCGGGCTCGCGCATGCCTATCAGGGCGTCCGCGGAGTCCTTGCCACGATGTTCGCGGGCGGAATCCTTACCCTCGTCTATCTCCGGACCGGCTCGCTGCTGCACGTGATGCTGCTGCATGGTGCGATCGACATTGTCGCCCTGTTCGTGCGCCCTTGGGCGCGCCGTGTACTTTCGCCCAAAAGTGCCGCGCCGCTTGCTTCCCATCACAAAAGTGAGGCTGATGCTGCTTGA